The sequence below is a genomic window from Brettanomyces bruxellensis chromosome 9, complete sequence.
TAAGCAGTAAAACTATTTTACTGGTAacgaacaaaaaaaactgtGGCTGATTCTCTacaaagaggaagagaaataaaGCCTATCTATCATCTTTGAATACAAGTATTATGCCTGGGTATGATAACATCAGTTTCTCAGATTCAATAAATCGATTCGGAGTTTCCTGGTTTCATCTTTCAGTAACTTTTTTGGACTCTTTTGGTGATAGTTTCTCATCTCTGTATTACACTTTTATCGGTGAAGTTAAACATTTGAGATAATAATACTTCATTGATATGGTATTGGTTGGGTTTAGAGacaaaataaggaaatcgCAAGATTGGTCATTAggtctctttttcttgctatGTGTGGTGCTTCTCTGGGtcctttcttcatttcttttaaatgatctatttgaaaaaggaatttATTCTAAACCATTTTTAATCACATGGATTAATACTTCTGCATTCACGTTTTATCTTATTCCATACTACTTACGATATCATTTGAACAAACTATCCGAGAATTCTCCTATTGTTAGAGTTTTGtcttccatttcttcttctgccgGTCAGGAGTCAAGAGATCAAAATGATATAAACGATGATATTGAGGCTGAAGCGGAGGCTTTTGACGCTGAAGCAGCAAACATAGAAAGTTCCAATGAAAATAACGATAACGCATCTATGAGTGGAACAAGTGCATTGATCATAGTTGATTCTCACAAGCCAGAACCTCTCACATTTTTAGAGACCATACATCTCTCTTTCTGGTTTTGCATCTTATGGTTTGTTTCCAATCTTTTAAACAACGCATCCCTCATATTCACGTCTGTTTCATCACAAACAATATTagcatcaacatcatcattttttacTATAGTCATCGGCTATTTCACAAGCTTAGAACTTTTATCCAAAACGAAATTAATTTCCATAGCGCTTTCTATTGCTGGAATCATTCTCGTTACAAGCAACGATAACCCAGTTAAAAACGAAGCTGCTGAGCAGGCCATCATGTGGGGTAATCTTCTAGCCTTGGCTGGTGCTTTATGTTATGGTGTATACTCGATTCTGTTAAAGTTGAATGTCAAGGAGGACTCGCGTATTGATATGAAACTATTTTTCGGATTCGTCGGccttttcaatttcctgCTTCTATGGCCACCGCTAATCATTATGAACAAACTTGGCTACGAAAGATTGGAGCTTCCTCCTAACAAATCTGTTTACATCATAATCATATTTAACTGTATTGCTTCCTTTTTAGCAGATTTTCTTTGGGCCCGAGCAATGCTTTTAACATCACCTCTAACGGTAACCGTTGGTCTCTCTATGACAATCCCTGTGGCGATGGTCTgtgatttcattttcaatttaAAATGGAACTCACCTGTGTACATGATTGGTGCCATGCTCATTTGTGCATCATTTTATATGGTTAATAAAGATGAGCAAAACGATAACAATCAAAGGATTGATTGAATCAATATTTGCTTCACGTTAATCTATCTAGTACGTTACATCGGCGTATAAGCAGCTTGCGACATATTATGCATCATTAGAAACAGTCTAGTTatgttatttatt
It includes:
- a CDS encoding uncharacterized protein (BUSCO:EOG09263M8W) translates to MVLVGFRDKIRKSQDWSLGLFFLLCVVLLWVLSSFLLNDLFEKGIYSKPFLITWINTSAFTFYLIPYYLRYHLNKLSENSPIVRVLSSISSSAGQESRDQNDINDDIEAEAEAFDAEAANIESSNENNDNASMSGTSALIIVDSHKPEPLTFLETIHLSFWFCILWFVSNLLNNASLIFTSVSSQTILASTSSFFTIVIGYFTSLELLSKTKLISIALSIAGIILVTSNDNPVKNEAAEQAIMWGNLLALAGALCYGVYSILLKLNVKEDSRIDMKLFFGFVGLFNFLLLWPPLIIMNKLGYERLELPPNKSVYIIIIFNCIASFLADFLWARAMLLTSPLTVTVGLSMTIPVAMVCDFIFNLKWNSPVYMIGAMLICASFYMVNKDEQNDNNQRID